The Deltaproteobacteria bacterium genome contains the following window.
TTGCGAATTACGGTTTGAAAGCAATTAATCAAGTGCCATAACTCTTTTTATATTTGCGGAATTTCAAGCTTCATGTTTGCATTCATACATGCTCCATAAAGATCGGGAAAAAGAGAAGCATGATTTATATTCATTCTTGCCAGAGACTTAAGACATGCTACTCGATCATCATTCGGAATCTCAATGCGCACAAGTGTGACTTTGGATTGATCAGGGGGGAAATGCTGTTCAATCCATGATTTGATCTCAAAAAAGCCCGAGCATTTACTGAAAAGTCCGGATTGTGAAAGAAGACGAGCATTCTCGTCAGATAATGGGTTGAAAAATGTTATCAATTCCTCAGTTTTACCTAATTTTTCTAATTCGTCACTTTTATCGGTGACCGAATTTTTATTTAGCATCCATACAATGCGTGTATCTGTTTTAGAAGAAGTATCATCCTCTTCTGAAAATGCAAAAAAAAGTGCCACGTACGGTGATGCTGTCCAGTCCAATAGTGGTGTGGATAGCCCATTGTGTTGCCCAAGAGCCCATAAAGCATCGTCATCTTTTAAATCAGGTGGATTGGGGCCACGCCTCCCACGGATTGCATAGCGAAAATGCTCTAAATGTTTTGTGGTTTTTTCTTTCTTGGCGGGATCTTGTTTTAGTTTTCTTGTTAATGTGGGCTCTAGAAGCCAAGTGTTAATGCGATGCCCACGAAAGACATAGTGAGGGTAGTCAAGCAACTCAGTGACGACCTCGTTAAATTCAGTCCAAGTATTCAGACGGACTTCTTTTTGACCGTGGGGCCGGTCAGTAATTTTTCCAGGTAGAGATACCACCATTTATCTATCCTCCCATGCATATTAATTTAACTACTTACAATAATGACATCGCATAATGATTTTGATTTGTCGCTGTTTACAGTGATACACATTATCGATTTAAAGAAAGTCTACTAAAATCGCCGTATGCTCTCTTTCAGGAAGGACTTGATACAAATGCCTGAATTTTCTTTTTTTTGCAAGCCTCAAATCATCTTAATCGCTGTCTACACCTACGAGTCAAGCATACAAAATTTAATGAAATGTTGAGAATTACAATTTGAAATCGAGTAACATTGCGGGTCAGCGGGAGCCAGATTTATTGGCAATCCGTTGCAACCGCTGGTTAGACCCTCGAAAATACTCATTTACGACCTTCTCTAACTTATAGTCATCCAATGAGTTTCGGTTTATCTTCGGAAGATGATCTTTCGGAATAAGGAAGATTTTTGTGTCATCCAGCTTCAGCGTTCGATCATATCCACGGAGGTAAACTATGGCCAAAAGGTCATATATTTTCTTTTTTCCCGGCAACTTGGGGAAAGTGCCTTTGGCGGTTGTTTTTACTTGAATAAGCCTAATCTGCCTACCTTTTAATGCCACTAGGTCATTACCAGAATCTTTAATTGGTGGGGCTGCTTGAATTTTGTATTGAAGGAGCCGCAGCTGTACTAACAATTCCCCAATTGTCCCGATCATCATTTTTTCATCGATAGGATTTGCCATGTCATTAATTCCTTTGGGTCTAACAATTCTGTCGAAAAAAGCCCTTTTGCGTAAATGTAGTATTCCGATCATCTCGGGTTTTTCAGATTGTCAATTTAGCTGTGCTGATTCATTTTTCCAGCGGTGCACCATTCCATTTCATTCAATCCATGAAGCCGCCGGATCTTTTTTCCTTTCGAGCGCCTCTCCCATATTCCATCACCTCAGGCAAATCCCAACCTGTTAGTTAGTAAAATATGTTTGGGGATCACAACCTTTCTGTTTCTGGCTTCTTATCTCCGAGACATTTAATAAAATCTTCCCAAGTTACATTCGATTCTACTTT
Protein-coding sequences here:
- a CDS encoding FRG domain-containing protein — encoded protein: MVVSLPGKITDRPHGQKEVRLNTWTEFNEVVTELLDYPHYVFRGHRINTWLLEPTLTRKLKQDPAKKEKTTKHLEHFRYAIRGRRGPNPPDLKDDDALWALGQHNGLSTPLLDWTASPYVALFFAFSEEDDTSSKTDTRIVWMLNKNSVTDKSDELEKLGKTEELITFFNPLSDENARLLSQSGLFSKCSGFFEIKSWIEQHFPPDQSKVTLVRIEIPNDDRVACLKSLARMNINHASLFPDLYGACMNANMKLEIPQI